The genomic region GACTACATCGGAAGACTGCTACGCATCACACTCGAGCTCGACCACATCATCTGGAAGACTTCACTGAAAAGCCACTGGCGGGCGTTTGGACAAAAGCTTCGTCAACCAACGAAAACGGCCTTGCCGCAAAATAAGCCTGGATACCGGGACCTTCTGTTCGTGTGCCAAGCGATAGGTTTCTGGATCGGCGATGAAAGCACGCCCGACGTGACCGGCGAGAAGCGGGTGCTTGAGGCACTCTACAGGGTGAAAACCAAATTCGATCCAGTCTGTTCTGGCGAGGCGTTCAGTGATCGGTTTATGAAGTTTTTAAAGCGTAAGTTTGCTACTCTTGCTGCCGATCTAAGAGTGGCCCCAGCACACGGGGCAGAGGTGACGCAATCGGACGGTGTGATCGGAGTGAATATTTTGCTCAACTTTGCGCTACACCTGTTTCTGCCCATCGAACAACGAATGATGAAAAGTCTTTGCGAGCTGAATATGAAGGTAAATTGTGCTACAAATTAGAAAACAACCTTTTCCCTCAGAACGTTTAATTCAAAAAGCCTTTCGTTGGTCTCATTGTAGTTCCCGTTGATTCCCCTTGAAGACAACTTTCCCTGGCTTCCGGACGAGTTCGTACAGGAGCAGGGACACAAACTGTTGCGAGACTATGATGCCAGTGCGGCACCGATCTCCGTCAGTACGCCCGTTGCAAACTCGTCCCACGACTACGATAGGGCACGGGACGGACAGCTCCAGGCACTGGAGAAATCCTCTGTTTCAGCAATCCTTTGCCTGCACGCCGCCAGCTGGTTGGTTGAGGCGCATGTACAGCTAAGAAACCGTCCGCCGGGAACCGCAAAAGAGGAAGGAAATTTTACGCTGGAAAAGCTACGCCTGAAGTGTGCCCTGCTGCTCGAGGGAATTCGTCTAGTGCACCGGATGGAGCACGTTCTGCGTACCCTACACGACCTGTACGGCCGAACACCCACAGAGAAAACGGACCGGCTGATCCTGTACCGCCGGATGGTGGTTGAATTTCTTCTGTCGTCCACTCACCGCTCGGCCACGGTGCCTTGTCTGCAGTTTATCAttcaacaccagcagcacaaAATCCATACCATCATCAGTAGTGCCAAGGTAggttaaatgaaaataatcacGCCATACTGCCAGTGCTAATTTATTCTGTTTTTGACACTTAGAAAAAATTACTCCGTGAGGCCAAAGAATCGAAAACACCGGCCGGCGGTTCGCTGTGGCTCGAGAAGCTCTCGACGATCGACGTGTTGGAAAAATGTCTACACGGCCCCGCCACACCGGATCGCGTCGGATTGGCCCAACTAACGATCTGCCTTTGCCATGGCGAAGTGAGCGGAACGCAGCTTCTTCCCCTTTCGGACGATGCGTTCCAAAAGGTGGCCTCCCTGCTCGAGCGGCTCACGACGTTTATCGCCTGGGAGCGGGAGTGCGATCGAAGGGATGTGGTCGGCAAGTTTACGGCCCTGCTCAGTGGTTCCGCCCGGCAGTCCGTCCTCCTCTCGTCTAGCGTCGTCCCGATGAGCAACCGTATCGAGGCGTTCATTCGCTGGGACTTTCACGGCAAGTGGCACCAGATCGAGCCGTTTGATCCGTTTCACGACGGAACGGCGGACGGAAATGGATCACTAGCTGCTGCTGACCAGAATCACACCCAGAAGCTAGTATTTGCGTATCTGCGCACGAATCTCACACTGGAGGGGGAGCTGGATGTCGGTGGCTGTAGTGGAAAGTGGTTCAGTGCGCGTCACTCGGTTGCACAGCATTTGAGCGATGTGTTCTACACCTTGTCGACGATCTCGCCGTCTGAGTGGCGCATTTACCGTGAGATGCGTACGATTGTCGATCGGAAGTACGGTGTGCGGTTGGTGGACGATCAGCTGCCGCGCACTACGGCCGAGGATCGGCGGGGTCCACGTGGCCACGGACAGGACGACGACATTCTGGCGCTGATGGAGGACTTTGAAACGTTCATTGGCTCGTACGGGTACGATCTGCATGGACAGTTGTTCATCGAGCGCCAACTGGCGGCACCGGCCGGCGGTGGACCTACCGGCGGAGGGGTGGTAAATGTTGTTAAAATCGAACACATTGCTAACTCCATCAAGCGACACGGACCTGGAATTATCAGCACGGTGGTAAGACAAATTTTAACTGCTACAAAAGCACAAGCAGCTGATCACGAACGGATCCTAGCAAGCATCACTTCAGAAAAAAgatattgattttaatttttataagtCTCTATGACTTCTCTTGCTTGAATTTCCCCACCATACTCACCATTCGCTCGTTTTACCTTGGCAGGTAAACTATGCGTTCCAATTCCTACGGCAGAAGCTGTTCACCTTCTCTCACTTCCTGTACGACGAACAAATACACTCACGGTTGGCGGCCGATGCGAAAAAGTTGTCCACCGAAAGTACCGATGGTGCTGGCACTGCGTCTACGGGCGCTTCTACTGTCCCGACACCTAGCTACACGTACGACCGTGCGCTCGCCTTTAACCGGCGCATCCGCAACCTGGGCCTCTCCGACGATGGCGAAACGTACATCGATCTGTTCCGAAAGTTGATCTGTCAAATCGGTAAGCaaggtttatttaatttacctTCCTCAACGCCTACTGCTATAACGATTTTCGTATACTATTCGTAGGAAACGCGATGGCATTCGTACGTCTGCTGCATTCCGGAGCCTTGCACGAATGTACCGGTGCCGCCGAATTTCTTTCGAACCCATCAATGTCGGACGAGCAAGACGGTACAGATTCGTACGGACAACCGGAGGGACCACACGACACTTGCAGTCACAAATCGGCCGTCACTGTTTGGAAGCAGGATATGGCCGCCGTTCGGGCCAGCTGGAGGTTGGAGAATGAGTTCTTTCGGTTGCTTCTCAATGCGTTTGATGGATTCCGTCGGCGCCGGGCGGACCAGCAGAAGGACGGTGGGGAGTCAGCGCAGGCGGACAATTTCGCCCATCTCGAGCTATTCTATCTGATCATACCACCGCTTACGATCAGCTACGTCGAGGCCATGCTAAAGGCAAAGGAAACGATAGCGAAAAAGGATCGCCACGGCACGTTCCTTCCCACCGACGATGGGTTCGTAATGGGTAAGCAGttgggtttcacttttccgaACCTTTCCGTCTTGGACGGTGCATCTCATGTCATATTTCGCCTTTTGGCTTTGTAGGACTATCGTATTTGCTGACGTTGCTGAACCAAACCGCCGCTTTCAATTCGCTGCACTGGTTTAAGGAGGTGCACACCAAATACGCACGCGAGATGGCCAAATTGAACCAACAGTCGGCCGGCACACACCACCTGCTGCAGCAATCTTCGACGCTAGACAGCGCCACCGACGAGAAAATGCTCCCAACGGTGTCACTCACTCGGAAGCGGCTGAACGCCATGCAGCACGAGTTTGAGCTGCTTCAGTACAATCTGTCCAGTTCAAAGATTTTCTTCAAATAATTCTACGAGGTCGGACGAAGTGCAACACAGGACTCTTCGCGACTAGGACACTTTGTGCAAAGAAACATTCCCGTGTCAGTTTTACGGTTTTATCAAATGTCTTTCcgatttattatgttttaataaaatgttgcGAAATGTTATGGGTTTCCTAAATGTCCTAAATACTAATCGTCACCGTCGGAGGTACTTTCCGAATTGCGACGCTTGCCTTTTTTCGAACTTTTGCGCTTCTTTTTGAGTTTCTTCTTGATCTCgcgttttttacttttcctcctACGCCGGTCGTTATCGCTGCTGTCCAATTCGCTGTCCTCTGTACTGCTGGTCGAGCGCGACCGTGACCTCGTACGGTGTCTGTGTTTACGCTTCCTTTTCTCCTTTCGTGACTCCTTGGCACGGCGGGACCGCTCTTTCCGCTCCAGCTTCTCGGCCTTTCGTctttcctcctcttcctcctgctGACGGAGCTCCTGGAGTGGGGTGAGATAGCTTTGCTCGGGCGATTCACTGCCCGGCCTCTGCTGGCTGGGCACAACGGACTGACTTTGCGCATCAACCTTCAGGATAAAACAAGAACACAATCACAATCCTTCGGAAAAGTGCGTGGTAAAAAGAGCTCTTACCGTGAGATAGTTTCGACATTGGTAGGTGAGGTGACCGGGAAAGCCACACTTCTTGCAGGAGGCGCGGACGTTTTCCTTCTGAGACAGACCTGTCAGGTACTCCATTGTATAGTGCTAATGTGTAATGGACTTAACTTTTGCTGATGGTATAACTGCACGGACAATACGTattgtttataatattataGTTCATCAATCATGGTTGAAACCACACacaaattaatgtttttcaacaaacaatattttcacttatttgtttacaaacgaGATGtcgaaaacaataaattgtcAAAAGATTCCAAGATACTTAAAACAAAGCTGAACGAACGCAGAATGCgttcaaaattaaactttcgtTTTATTCCTCTTCGATGtggatattttcttctttgtgcAGGtactccattttttttattgttttattaaaatcgATGCAAGATGTTTATTCGTTATTCGttaaataagaagaaaaaagaagttgTCACTGGGTTATAATTTTGAGTTACCCTGTATTCTCGATCGCTTGGCCAATTTCTCTTTCTTGAACTGGATCGTTCCTGTGCACATTTCGCAACACCATTCGTGTTTCAAATCTTTACCGCGAAAGAGGTAGTTCTGTGAAACGTGCTCGTTGCCGCAAGTGTTATCGAATCGTATCGAAGATGTTTGAAACATACGCATTTTGGATAATTGTCGAGAGTTTCGTGGGACCAGTTTCAAACAGGGTGAAAAAGCTTCTCGAATTTCTCGACCTGTGTAATCATGGAATAATTATGCCTATGAAGGATAATCCACATTTGCTTGACTGGGaaaccatttcaaaacaagtgcttAAAAGTTCTGGAGAACTATTGGACGATTGTGGAATTACGAGTCTCACTGTTACTGATCGGAAGTTGTGCGAGAAGATATATGTTGCCATGAAACAAATCGAGGGAAAGGAATTTGCTAGAATAATGCAAGTTTGTAGAGTAATAGCTGAGAGAAAGGCTTCGGTAGAAAATGCAGAAGATTTAACCCCACCACTGAATCGTTCGGATTTCTACGAAATAGAATCGTTTTGGGCAATCGTGGAGAGTTTGATCGGGCCAGTACCAAGCCGTTTGAAGAAGCTTCTTCTAAAACTCGATTTGTGCAACATTGGCATGCTTGCACTAGATTTAACTGATGTGGCACGTATTGAAGCAGATATTCGTCAAATGAGTTCATCAGGGTCTTCCGGAAACATGCGTTTTGTTGTCAGCGATCTGAGCCTCTTTAAGCAAATAAATACGGCTCTGAAAGGACTCGGTCAAACGGAATTTGTCAGAAATATGCGGATCTGTAAAGATATTTTTGATAGACCTGTCCATGTCCCTTTTCAAGATGATAAAGATGATGATGGGGAAACGGATGAAGAAGGCCAAGATGTCATCGAAGAATCTTCAGCGAATTGAACCGTCCCATGGTAATATATAGTATAAGCAGCTTTGGTTTTAACACAATGCAACCGTTTCTAACCTTGCCGATTCTCGTTCCAGAACATTTGGCAATGCATTAAGAAACCCGCGGGTGCATGCAGGATGAATAGGGCAACGCAAACTATCGTAATGATATGAAAATTCGAAGAAATCGTCGGAGGAGATATATGGATTATTAAGAAGTGAATAGAACACTAACGAATTCAACGGATTATAAAGATGgaattcaataaatttaatgaaCTCTGCACGTTTAGCGGGTTGAAAATGTATAGTATTCGAAACAACATTATTGCGAATCATTTATTGAAAACTgagaatcttcttcttcttcttggcgtaacgacctcttggtcatgcctgcccattaagggcttacgagacttgttttcctgttgtacgtgatagtcagtcctctcgtacaggggagggtccgggtctcggttgggattcgaacccacgccgtcgaggtggtgagccccggcgctcatgggccgattttctaaccggtgctacagctcggctgtcgcggaccccctaatAAAAACTGAGAATCATTtagtgttattttttctttgaaaGAGCGATGTTTCTACTGTGAAGATAAAGTAAAAGAAGGGAAACGGGAAAACTAAGAAATGTGGTTATTTGATGTTCTTTATATGAATTGTTTCGTTATTTGTCAAAGTTCTCTTTGAACAAACCCTAGTGAAGGTCAAAGAAGGATTCATATACCGTACCAAAGCATAGAAAAACAGTAACTTTTCTAAACAACTACCACAAATGTGAATTCTTCGATCGGCTGGTCGAACAATTTTGTAGAGCATACAAAACCCGCTGGATTCGGCCGAGTACATCTCTGGATTGATCAGCATTAACCTTCAGgtctacgaccaaaaatacctacgttaacatacgaccgcctacccgggtaggccatacgttttgtatgggggtttgcagtttgctgtgcttcaaagctaatatcttttgttctagatgccgtagtgagttgaaattttcagtaatgatacttaagaatgttttctaacacatcccattcaaataataatattaaaaattcgataagtaagtaattttttcattcaaatatattttatcccatagatctacaatcgccaactctgtaaaccatacattttcaatcagttattgtgtttgtttatacttcttaagtttctagtgaagtaacttcttggtgccttcaacatttttgcttataaattgaaatttcaaagatgtagaaatatttttctattaaattttacgttttggaaatgttcatattcctcagtaaattcagtggcatatctggaggaaattcttcattatacattgttacaactgatatttaagccttaacattttaaaacttagctcatatacataaattcgatcgttttgtttcatacgataacagtttcttttgtatttaattcaacccgttgcatcatgattttcttgcaattaataaattatcattttgTGTAGCAAATTATGAAAGTTCACCTAGAATACTTTCGTTGCCGCTGTGTGGTCCAAAtgtagcataatttgcatatttgtacaTCGTCTTCGAGTTTATCTCATTACTAATTGTTCGAGGAGTTCGAGGAGTAAAACAGTCTTTCATAGTGTGTCTTAGAtaaatttggattgttttcaatataaatataaaaagaaaaacccgaggggcacctcctttcacctactggtggtttgtcttggtaaaggaaaatataaactctcgtacaaaacgtatgacttacccgggtaggcggttgtagatttaaggggtataaatagaaaaatggtgtaaaaaaatacttagaataaaaataaaaagtcggttttcggcagaatgatagagaacatgttgcttgaggcattccaggaatttcgagtcgatataactgttcaattcgaagtaattagaaaataaaagggcaaaacttacccaggtaggcggttgtagatctgaAGGTTAATCGATTTGCATGCGCACGACACAATAAAGTCTGAATTTGTTAATACTAACAGTAACAAAGGCTCGATTGTATGCGAAGAAacgattgaatttaaaacaatgtttcagAGGAAAGTTAGGTAAAATCGAATCCAGTTGGGGGTCTACAATGTATAATATCCGTTCTGAGAATACTGAATGACAGAGGCTTCATGGAACAAAAAACCCCCCCAGCACTAAAACAGTGAGTACACTGCACAATGTTTCTTTAATGTTCTTTCGCACAACTGCTACTTTGTGAGAACATCTAATTATCTTCTATTGCAAAGTATATTTCTATGACGAACACGTACACATTAAAACTCACGTCTTTGACCTAAAACTAAACGCTAAATCTTCCTAACGCAAACGGACACCACGCGCGGCTCGTCCGTGCCCAATGCTATCGCGCTTCCCAGCCGAAGTGTCCGATCGTCAGTGAGTTATCAGTAAGTGACCCAAGGCTTATCCATCGGGTCAGGTCCTATCATAACAGTTTCATAATGTTTTATATTGTATTTTGATGTTTATGAACATCAAATGTGAACGTTTTAATCAGTTCACCTAAAGTTTATAAACATGCACTTCCTGTTTTGACCCGAAATGGTCAGAAGAGATTCTTCTTTGATGAAGTGACCGTATATCATCCGATTACACGAAAGTGTGGGAAAAAGCTGCTGTAAAGTTGCTGTATTCTTGAAAGAAAGCAGAAATATAAGCGATGGAAAAACGCAATTCgtcttgaaaatttatcaaaagctGATCAATTTACCGTTATACCGTACCGGATAAAACGCATGATTAAGGTGATTGTGGATGTTGAGCCCAGAATAAGAATAAAAAACCTTTCCACCGTAAATTAGCACGAGCTTTTATGCGAGCTCATGATGGGATAATATTGGTCATttcattgttaaaaaaaaattgatttcaagatttggaatgaaaaatatgatcgCTACAGTTATCATCTTCGAGTTCACAGTATGATGGTTTTATATGGTATTCACGAATCATTCATCATAAGAGTGGAAAGTTAAATATCATAAAAATGCTTGAAAGGTTTGCTTTTAAAATCCAAACCTTAAACGTTTTTCTAGACTTTTACTCAGTTGTAAAACTTAAAACAGGAACGAAGGTTTGATAGGAGATTTCCTACCACCCCATCTAAGTAGAGTGGACAAATCCATCAGCACCGATAAACAGATCAACTACCCAAATGATAACGAAGTCAAGGgtcagaaagagagaaaggtCCTTTTGGTGGATCTTAACTCCtgttatgaaaaatttaaaatcgatCATATTTCGGCCAGAGTTCTTTCGCGCGCCCCGATAAAACCCGGCTGCTGTGATACCAGGAGCGAAGGTTTGATAGGAGATGCCTCATCTGCCCCTCAAAGTCGGCCGTATCCAAGACCAGCCATTCAGCATCGATCGACAGATCAACTATTCGATCGATCCCGATGTCAAAGTTTCAGAATGAGACCAGTGTATTTTCATACTGATCAAAAGTTACCTGCTGAAGGATCTTAGCTTCTGTTACGAGGAATCAAAATCGGTCTCC from Anopheles coustani chromosome 3, idAnoCousDA_361_x.2, whole genome shotgun sequence harbors:
- the LOC131260092 gene encoding WASH complex subunit 4, which gives rise to METIASSSHLYAAQIKEYGYFLKDYDQKLAQLQLPTTSNGAVPSIVRLKFACENEKLSTARMIENNGVGKPSSQTTNSNGSSSSSNVPLHKILSTFGQLCREIDCLEYEIRSLVRSIYERTEPFRATGGDGGVSDCAPLMWIAQNMDLMATVQCHYERLRDVGVLLLRQIGAFFDEEASYGRGRRTKKNGLDGKSPPSLEVDYLFDYIGRLLRITLELDHIIWKTSLKSHWRAFGQKLRQPTKTALPQNKPGYRDLLFVCQAIGFWIGDESTPDVTGEKRVLEALYRVKTKFDPVCSGEAFSDRFMKFLKRKFATLAADLRVAPAHGAEVTQSDGVIGVNILLNFALHLFLPIEQRMMKSLCELNMKFPLIPLEDNFPWLPDEFVQEQGHKLLRDYDASAAPISVSTPVANSSHDYDRARDGQLQALEKSSVSAILCLHAASWLVEAHVQLRNRPPGTAKEEGNFTLEKLRLKCALLLEGIRLVHRMEHVLRTLHDLYGRTPTEKTDRLILYRRMVVEFLLSSTHRSATVPCLQFIIQHQQHKIHTIISSAKKKLLREAKESKTPAGGSLWLEKLSTIDVLEKCLHGPATPDRVGLAQLTICLCHGEVSGTQLLPLSDDAFQKVASLLERLTTFIAWERECDRRDVVGKFTALLSGSARQSVLLSSSVVPMSNRIEAFIRWDFHGKWHQIEPFDPFHDGTADGNGSLAAADQNHTQKLVFAYLRTNLTLEGELDVGGCSGKWFSARHSVAQHLSDVFYTLSTISPSEWRIYREMRTIVDRKYGVRLVDDQLPRTTAEDRRGPRGHGQDDDILALMEDFETFIGSYGYDLHGQLFIERQLAAPAGGGPTGGGVVNVVKIEHIANSIKRHGPGIISTVVNYAFQFLRQKLFTFSHFLYDEQIHSRLAADAKKLSTESTDGAGTASTGASTVPTPSYTYDRALAFNRRIRNLGLSDDGETYIDLFRKLICQIGNAMAFVRLLHSGALHECTGAAEFLSNPSMSDEQDGTDSYGQPEGPHDTCSHKSAVTVWKQDMAAVRASWRLENEFFRLLLNAFDGFRRRRADQQKDGGESAQADNFAHLELFYLIIPPLTISYVEAMLKAKETIAKKDRHGTFLPTDDGFVMGLSYLLTLLNQTAAFNSLHWFKEVHTKYAREMAKLNQQSAGTHHLLQQSSTLDSATDEKMLPTVSLTRKRLNAMQHEFELLQYNLSSSKIFFK
- the LOC131260095 gene encoding protein SREK1IP1, whose amino-acid sequence is MEYLTGLSQKENVRASCKKCGFPGHLTYQCRNYLTVDAQSQSVVPSQQRPGSESPEQSYLTPLQELRQQEEEEERRKAEKLERKERSRRAKESRKEKRKRKHRHRTRSRSRSTSSTEDSELDSSDNDRRRRKSKKREIKKKLKKKRKSSKKGKRRNSESTSDGDD